The following coding sequences are from one Argonema galeatum A003/A1 window:
- a CDS encoding Ycf66 family protein codes for MLAYILALAVGLGSLSVYLAAFFLPEVHRKSDFYWSGIGLFYGLMLWVCAGRITGGVLVGQIAGVALLGWFGWQTLTLRRELTPVAQQTDLPSKEEAAQTIRLQAESLKDNVQSNLSKVSLPAGISDLPQKLADLFATAKTQVMARLDAAKKPKAKPTPATPKSATPPVAATRQAQAPPIPTIEALDADSEASAIASATPTIEALDADSEASAIASATPTIEALDADSEASAIAEATSTTEMLKTYPEVEASKSSFTASKNIPPQVEVIFKVTGAPVSSSAKEDEMPSLKRANPPDTELVEEVVEDAETKNLPSSPTNMAG; via the coding sequence ATGCTTGCATACATCTTGGCACTGGCTGTCGGACTTGGTAGCCTTAGCGTTTACCTTGCCGCTTTCTTCTTACCAGAAGTCCACCGCAAAAGTGATTTTTATTGGAGTGGGATCGGATTATTTTACGGCCTGATGTTATGGGTCTGTGCTGGACGCATTACCGGCGGTGTCCTGGTGGGGCAAATAGCTGGGGTCGCCTTGTTGGGTTGGTTTGGTTGGCAAACCCTGACGTTGCGACGGGAACTCACCCCTGTGGCACAGCAGACAGATTTACCGAGTAAGGAAGAGGCGGCACAAACGATTAGACTCCAAGCAGAGTCTCTCAAAGACAACGTACAGTCAAACCTGTCAAAAGTATCGCTTCCTGCGGGTATTTCCGATCTGCCACAAAAGCTGGCCGATTTGTTCGCCACTGCTAAAACCCAAGTGATGGCAAGGTTGGATGCGGCAAAGAAGCCTAAAGCTAAGCCGACTCCAGCGACACCAAAGTCTGCTACTCCTCCTGTAGCGGCAACTCGACAAGCTCAAGCGCCACCAATTCCCACAATCGAAGCACTTGATGCTGACTCGGAAGCTTCTGCGATCGCGTCAGCAACTCCCACAATCGAAGCACTTGATGCAGACTCGGAAGCTTCTGCGATCGCGTCAGCAACTCCCACAATCGAAGCGCTTGATGCCGATTCGGAAGCTTCTGCGATCGCAGAAGCAACTTCGACAACTGAAATGCTTAAAACATACCCGGAAGTGGAGGCATCTAAATCATCATTTACTGCCTCAAAAAACATCCCTCCACAGGTAGAAGTAATATTTAAGGTGACGGGAGCGCCAGTATCATCGTCTGCTAAAGAAGATGAAATGCCCTCACTGAAGCGAGCAAATCCACCCGATACCGAACTGGTGGAAGAAGTTGTAGAAGATGCGGAAACGAAGAATCTGCCGAGTTCACCTACCAATATGGCAGGCTAG
- a CDS encoding thioredoxin family protein: MRFKIFSSAAILVAIASFGLSGPVYAQTAIEAIALSAVSPDASKSADAIAALRAKGPNGLQTFLEVYGDELKRDRTNPAISSPQSRLNAMLDTICQQRDCYESRLYWYTDLEQAKAQAKAEGKPILSLRLLGRLDEEYSCANSRFFRIALYPNAEVSKLLRDRFILHWQSVRPVPKVTIDFGDGRQMQRTLTGNSIHYILDAEGRAIDALPGLYGPKAFQRQLEQAEKAVKESSRLTDSQRDEFLRQYYRSRLAEIEGNWAADLSKLGISLPLGRIDNPQSSNNVPTAEQAGQVAIGKSRVELPVVRAISPVRTVLENATDDSIWAKLAQLHVEEARLDINSQTLMRRKNPIAYQVDESLQRTVRNFERSIAADTVRNEYLLHTKLYQWFAEGVSTKNVQTLNERVYAELFLTPSSDPWLGLFPSDAYTAIENDGIGRN; the protein is encoded by the coding sequence ATGAGATTCAAGATTTTCAGTTCGGCGGCCATACTTGTGGCGATCGCTTCTTTTGGCTTGTCAGGCCCAGTATACGCTCAAACGGCCATAGAAGCGATCGCCCTTAGTGCAGTGTCCCCTGACGCATCAAAATCGGCAGATGCGATCGCCGCTTTACGTGCCAAAGGGCCAAACGGGTTGCAGACATTTTTAGAGGTTTATGGAGATGAATTGAAACGCGATCGCACAAATCCAGCCATATCATCTCCGCAATCAAGACTAAATGCGATGCTGGATACCATCTGCCAACAGCGAGACTGCTATGAATCTCGCTTGTATTGGTATACAGATTTGGAACAAGCAAAGGCACAAGCAAAAGCAGAAGGCAAACCGATCCTCTCGTTGCGCTTGTTGGGCAGACTCGATGAAGAATACAGTTGCGCCAACAGTCGGTTTTTCCGCATCGCCTTGTATCCTAACGCCGAAGTTTCCAAGCTATTGCGCGATCGCTTTATCTTACACTGGCAATCGGTACGTCCCGTTCCCAAAGTGACGATCGACTTTGGCGACGGACGACAAATGCAACGCACCCTTACCGGCAATAGCATTCATTACATTCTAGATGCCGAAGGAAGAGCTATAGACGCCCTGCCGGGACTGTATGGCCCAAAAGCTTTCCAGCGACAATTAGAGCAAGCCGAGAAAGCAGTCAAGGAATCCTCTAGACTGACAGATTCCCAGCGCGATGAGTTTTTGCGTCAGTATTATCGATCGCGCCTTGCCGAAATAGAGGGAAACTGGGCTGCCGATCTATCAAAGCTGGGCATCTCATTACCGCTCGGCAGGATTGATAATCCTCAGTCTTCAAATAATGTACCCACAGCAGAGCAAGCCGGTCAAGTAGCGATCGGTAAGTCTAGAGTAGAACTGCCCGTCGTGCGTGCAATCTCCCCAGTGCGTACAGTCCTGGAAAACGCTACCGATGACTCTATTTGGGCGAAACTTGCCCAACTCCACGTCGAAGAAGCCCGCCTCGATATTAACAGCCAAACACTAATGCGCCGGAAAAACCCGATCGCCTATCAAGTTGACGAATCACTCCAACGTACCGTTCGTAACTTCGAGCGTTCGATCGCCGCCGACACAGTTCGCAACGAATACTTGCTCCACACCAAACTATACCAATGGTTTGCCGAAGGCGTCAGCACCAAAAACGTTCAAACCTTAAACGAACGGGTGTATGCAGAATTATTCCTCACACCCAGTTCCGATCCCTGGTTAGGACTTTTCCCCAGCGACGCTTACACTGCGATCGAAAACGATGGAATTGGCAGAAACTAG
- the gndA gene encoding NADP-dependent phosphogluconate dehydrogenase translates to MALQNFGVIGLAVMGENLALNVERNGFPIAVYNRTKEKTDAFMATRAQGKNVVAAYSIEDFVKSLERPRKILIMVQAGKPVDAVIGQLRPLLEEGDIIIDGGNSLFEDTARRTRELEPAGFRFIGMGVSGGEEGALNGPSLMPGGTVSSYEYLEPIFTKIAAQVDDGPCVTYIGPGGAGHYVKMVHNGIEYGDMQLIAEAYDLLKNAAGLDDKQLHEVFAEWNTTDELNSFLIEITADIFNYIDPETNQPLVEMIMDAAGQKGTGRWTVQSALELGVSIPTMTAAVNARIISSYKKERVAASEILTGPSGKYEGDPKTFVNQIRDALYCSKICSYAQGMALLSSASKAYSYNLNLSEISRIWKGGCIIRAGFLNKIKDAFKENPNLPNMLLAPEFKQTILDRQSAWREVLAQAAKLGIPVPAFSASLDYFDSYRRARLPQNLTQAQRDYFGAHTYERLDKSGSFHTEWTKAAEDSVQTSTPRPLQAQDPAIAVRTTGGAE, encoded by the coding sequence ATGGCACTACAAAACTTTGGTGTGATTGGTTTAGCCGTCATGGGTGAAAACTTGGCGCTGAATGTAGAGCGCAATGGTTTTCCAATTGCTGTATACAATCGCACAAAAGAAAAAACAGACGCCTTCATGGCAACACGCGCCCAAGGGAAAAATGTCGTAGCCGCCTATAGCATAGAGGACTTTGTAAAATCCTTGGAACGCCCCCGCAAAATCCTAATTATGGTGCAAGCGGGTAAACCAGTGGATGCGGTAATTGGTCAGCTTAGACCCCTGTTGGAAGAAGGCGATATTATTATCGACGGCGGTAACTCTCTGTTTGAAGATACTGCCCGCCGCACCCGCGAATTAGAGCCAGCTGGGTTTAGGTTTATCGGTATGGGCGTCAGCGGTGGTGAAGAAGGGGCGCTGAATGGCCCCAGCTTGATGCCGGGAGGCACCGTAAGCTCTTACGAGTATTTAGAGCCAATTTTCACCAAAATTGCGGCTCAGGTGGATGATGGCCCCTGCGTGACCTACATCGGCCCCGGTGGTGCGGGCCACTATGTCAAGATGGTGCATAACGGCATTGAGTATGGCGATATGCAGCTGATTGCAGAAGCATACGACTTGCTCAAGAATGCGGCGGGACTCGATGACAAGCAACTGCACGAAGTTTTTGCCGAATGGAATACTACCGACGAACTCAATTCGTTTTTGATTGAGATTACAGCGGATATCTTTAACTACATAGATCCAGAAACAAATCAACCCCTCGTTGAGATGATTATGGATGCGGCGGGGCAGAAGGGAACAGGTCGCTGGACGGTACAAAGTGCTTTGGAATTGGGTGTCTCTATTCCGACGATGACGGCGGCGGTAAATGCCCGGATTATTTCTTCTTATAAGAAGGAACGGGTCGCAGCTTCCGAAATTTTAACAGGCCCTTCTGGAAAGTATGAGGGAGATCCCAAAACCTTTGTTAACCAAATTCGCGATGCTCTCTACTGTTCAAAAATCTGCTCTTACGCGCAGGGAATGGCTTTATTGAGTTCGGCGTCGAAGGCTTATTCCTATAACCTTAACCTGAGTGAAATTTCCCGTATTTGGAAGGGTGGTTGTATTATTCGGGCTGGGTTCTTGAATAAGATTAAAGATGCCTTTAAGGAGAATCCAAACTTGCCGAATATGCTGTTAGCGCCTGAGTTTAAGCAGACAATTTTGGATCGGCAATCAGCATGGCGGGAAGTGTTGGCGCAAGCGGCAAAACTGGGTATTCCAGTTCCGGCGTTTAGTGCGTCATTGGATTATTTTGATAGTTACCGACGCGCACGCTTACCCCAAAACCTCACCCAAGCACAACGCGACTACTTCGGGGCCCATACCTATGAGCGCCTTGACAAATCAGGTTCCTTCCACACCGAATGGACTAAGGCTGCTGAGGATTCCGTACAAACTTCTACACCTCGTCCTCTTCAAGCCCAAGATCCAGCGATCGCTGTTCGCACTACAGGTGGTGCTGAATAA
- a CDS encoding methyl-accepting chemotaxis protein: protein MFANNKLKSRILIGYSIPIVFFLVFSTLVYLNNARTQEIFKEVSASQNLLLETDDMILRIALMGRQMRGYLLVGNSENSLDNFNKEEKNYLAAAERANDLIENTTAQQKERYNKMVDLANQFRDVARETVRLRDANKQDEAVNLLLRQSKSIVRGLDSLNQEFRQEEVAKLKENLENTTNNLALVNKASLVIPIISMAIAITVGYLIGTIIEKLTSLISEVQKSGIQVTTSTTQIAASGKQLEATINEQVASTNEVAVTAKEIAATSSQLVKTMDEVQYTSQATAQAAGESQKDLIHMEKTMRILANSTGNISSKLAQISEKSNNINSIITTITKVADQTNLLSLNAAIEAEKAGEYGTGFAVVAREIRRLADQTAVATLDIENMVKEMQSSVSAGVMEMDGFTKEVERGVEDVGNISTKLESIIEQVQTLTPRFHKVSGSMEAQSEGAQQISEAMVQLSETSSQTVQSLREVNGAIRQLNEVAQSLRQEVSGFKVS from the coding sequence ATGTTCGCTAATAATAAATTAAAAAGCCGCATACTGATTGGATATTCAATTCCGATCGTATTTTTCCTTGTATTCAGCACCCTAGTTTATTTAAATAATGCTCGAACTCAAGAAATTTTTAAAGAAGTATCTGCTTCGCAAAACCTCCTTTTAGAAACCGATGACATGATTCTGAGAATTGCTCTGATGGGGCGGCAGATGAGGGGCTATCTACTGGTTGGGAATAGTGAAAATTCTTTGGACAATTTTAACAAGGAAGAAAAAAATTATCTAGCAGCTGCTGAACGCGCAAATGATTTAATTGAAAATACCACTGCCCAACAGAAAGAAAGATATAACAAAATGGTTGATCTAGCCAATCAATTTAGAGATGTAGCAAGGGAAACCGTCCGCTTGAGGGATGCGAATAAGCAAGACGAGGCGGTAAATCTATTGCTTCGACAATCTAAATCAATTGTTCGAGGACTTGACAGTTTAAATCAAGAATTTCGACAAGAAGAAGTAGCCAAATTAAAAGAAAATCTTGAAAATACAACAAATAATCTCGCTCTCGTAAACAAAGCCTCTTTAGTCATTCCAATCATCTCTATGGCGATCGCTATAACGGTCGGGTATCTGATCGGCACAATCATCGAAAAATTAACTTCCTTAATCTCTGAAGTGCAAAAATCTGGCATTCAAGTTACCACCTCGACCACCCAAATTGCGGCATCTGGCAAACAATTGGAAGCAACCATAAATGAACAGGTAGCCTCCACCAATGAAGTAGCAGTCACAGCGAAAGAGATTGCTGCCACCTCCAGCCAACTGGTGAAGACAATGGATGAAGTCCAGTACACCTCCCAAGCCACAGCGCAAGCCGCCGGGGAGAGTCAGAAAGACTTGATCCACATGGAAAAAACCATGCGAATTCTGGCCAATTCCACAGGGAATATCTCATCAAAACTGGCACAAATTAGCGAAAAATCCAACAACATCAACAGCATCATCACCACCATCACCAAAGTTGCCGATCAAACCAATCTACTCTCCCTTAACGCTGCGATTGAAGCAGAAAAAGCTGGAGAGTACGGTACTGGGTTTGCGGTTGTTGCCAGAGAAATTCGCCGCCTAGCCGACCAAACCGCCGTCGCTACTTTAGACATCGAGAATATGGTCAAAGAAATGCAAAGCTCAGTTTCTGCTGGGGTGATGGAAATGGATGGGTTCACCAAAGAAGTAGAACGAGGGGTGGAAGATGTGGGAAATATCAGCACCAAATTAGAGTCGATTATCGAGCAAGTACAAACCCTTACCCCTCGATTTCACAAGGTGAGTGGCAGCATGGAGGCTCAGTCCGAAGGGGCACAACAAATCAGTGAAGCGATGGTGCAATTGAGTGAAACTTCTTCCCAAACAGTTCAGTCTTTGCGCGAGGTTAACGGTGCCATTAGGCAATTGAACGAGGTAGCACAAAGCTTGCGTCAGGAAGTCTCTGGCTTTAAAGTATCCTAG